CCAAGAAGAGACAAAAGTGATAGCGATACTTCCTTCTAAAAATGAAGATAAAACTATAGGTCAATGTATAGAGACGGTAAAGAAGAGTAAGTACCATCCAACTGTAATAGTAGCAGATGGTCATTCTACAGACAAAACTAGGGATATAGCAGAAGAAGCTGGAGTTAAGGTCGTTATATCTCCTAGAAGGATACACCCTGGCAAGGGTCTAGCCATGAAGACTGGCCTACAAGCGGCTTTGAAGGAAAACCCTGACATAGTTCTTTTTATGGACGCTGACCTAGAAAACCTTACGAGTGAATGGGTCGATAAGCTTGTAGACGGCATCATCGTAGACGGATTCGATATGACCCGAGGCTCTTACTACAGGGCCCCTAGAGATGCTGCCGTAACAAAACTTGTAGCAAAAAGACTCCTTTGGGTATTCTTCCCAGAAATTTCCCACTTCGATCAACCTTTAACTGGAGAGGTAGCAGCTAAGACACAGGTATGGCAGGAAATGTTAAATGGAAAATTACCCGACGGCTGGGGAATTGATGTTACAATGTTAATAGAAACGGAGATGATGGGTTACAGGATAAAGGAAGTGTACCTTGGCTACAAGCAACATAGGTCTTATAGGCGATATAGTGAAGATCCAGGAAAGCTTGGGAGGATGGCAGAGCAGGTGGCTATCGCAATTCTCAAGCTCGCAAAGAAGCATGGAAGAATCGACAATATTGACAATATTCATTGCTAGCAAGATAAAAGATGTTGATTGATACTTAATCGATATTAGATAGCTAACTAATTTTCTACCATAAAAAAGTAGGGGAAATTATTATTCATTTAAGAGCCATTTAAATGAATATAATTTTTTTATATACCTTTAATTTTATTTTCTCGATATGAAGATACTTCCTGAAATAAAGAGACGTAAAAGTGCCCTCGTTTTCAAGGAAGAAGATGTAGAAAAGGAAAAGATCGATGCAATTATTGAAGCTGCGAGGTGGGCACCCTCCTGTGCTAACAATCAGTCTTGGAATTACGTTTTTGTGCATAAAACTGATTCGACACGTAAAAATCTAGAAGATGCATTATCAATCGGTAATGGATGGGCGAAGAAGGCCCCATACTTAGTTGCTGTTGGGGCTGATCCTGATAAAGATTGTAAAAACAACGATATTCCGTATTACGCGTATGATGCAGGATTGAGTGTGATGAACCTTACAATAGAAGCTGAACACCAAGGACTTCGTGTCCATCAGATGGCTGGTTGGAAAGAAGAAAAAGTAAAGAAAGCTTTGGAATATCCTGGTAAATACAGAGTTATTGTGGTTTTTGCTATAGGATACGAGTCGGATGTAAAGGAAATCTGGGATCGATTAGAAGAAAAGATTAAAGACAAACTAGCTAAGCCAAGGAAAAGAAAACCTTTAAGCGATAATTTCTTTTTTGTCTCCTTTGGTAAAGTTGGTTATAATGCGGGCGCATAAAAAAGCCTTTAGGGATTTCTACACCTATTATAAAGAAAATTGCTTTTTAAATGCAAATATTCTTCTAACTCAAGCCATCTAAGAAAGCTCGGACGTTACTTCCAAGGACTTTATGGTTGTAACCTCCTTCTAAGACAGCGTAGACCCGTCCTTCACATTTTTTTCCAGCATTCTCCTTAAGAATTTCACCTATTATTCTATAATCTTGAGTGCTTAGCAAACCTCCCCAATCTTCCTGATGCCTATCAAACCCGGCTGAGACAGATATTATATCGTAATTTTTTTCTGATCTGAGAAAATCGTTTAAGGCTTCCAAACTTTTGTTAAAGGGTAAATGGAAATATTTTACATTATTAACTGTGCGAAATATATTGTCCGTTCCATCCCCAAAGTGCAAATCAAAGTCAACAATTACTACGTTTTTTATAATCTCATATTGAATTAATTTTTGAACAGATATTGCTAAATTATTAAAATAGCAGAATCCCCAGCTTGAATCTCTACTTGCATGATGTCCAGGTGGCCTTATTAGTCCAAAAGCAGGCTCTCCACTCATAGTTATCTCAGCAGCCTTTATAGCGCCTCCAACTGCTAATAAGGCAACTTCATAGATAGTTTTTTGGCTTTTTACGAATCGTATATGTTTAGATGAATGTATCGAGCTTAAATTTTCATCAGTTGCAGGTATCGCACTGATGAAATCATATCGATCTTTAATAGCTTCACGGATGCTCTCAATTCTACCAGATTCAGCAGCAGGGTCGTGTGTATAAACCTCGCAGTAACGCTCATGGTAAACTACCTTCATAGCCATTATTCACAATTATAAAATGACGATATTGTACAATTTATATGATTTTGACATCGTTAAAATATAAGATAATTTATCGACAGTTCAATCAAACGGAACTTAATATTTCTAAAATATCTTTGTTCTTTTGTAAAAATAAAGTGGACCGGACGGGATTCGAACCCGTGATCTCCGCCTTGCGAAGACGGCGTCACTACCAGACTGGACTACCGGCCCGAATTTAATAAATATTGTTAGATTAATAATGGCTTCCTTGGCGCACAGCGCTTATATCGTCATCCCGAAATAGGTCAGTTCGCCCGTCGAACGAACGCTGAACGCCATTAAGACCAAATAAGATATTCCTCAAGTATCTATTAATTGTTTTTCAAGAAACATATAGTTGGTGGATATTGATATTATTTTAATAAAATGTTCTTTTTGTAATGCTTTGAAAAAAGCCTTTTGATAATAGTTTTACTTCAATATTTAAGACTAATTAATATATATAGATTATATAGTGAAATAGAGATAAAATAGAATATTGAGGTAAGAGATATATTTCTACTCTTTTGAAGATGCCTCAGAGGTTTAATTTGCAACGCAATGCGATAATAGCTGTATTGGCTATTGTGGTTATAGGTGTCGTTGCATATCAACTATCACAGGTACCAAGAGGATTAATTTGCGCAGGATCAACAACAGTACTGCCGATAACTCAAGAATGCGCCCGCCTCTTTATGGAAAAAAATCCAGATGCAAGAATCTCAGTAAGTGGAGGAGGCTCAGGTACGGGAATACAGCAGGTTGGAGACGGTTACATAGACATAGGAGCAGCTTCTAGAGACTTGAAGATATCTGAGATAACTAAATGGCCAGACTTGCAAACAGTTGCTATCGGAAAAGACACTATAGTGATTATTGTTCATCCAAACAATTCAATAGATGATCTAACATTAGAACAAATCGCGAAAATCTTCGCTGGAGAAATAACTGATTGGAGCGAAGTTTTAGGCAATAACGCCCCGATTAATTTGATTACAAGAGAAGAAGGTTCTGGTACAAGGGGTATATTTGAAGAAATTGTTATGGAGCCCTTTGAAAAAGAGATAGCTGGAGAAGCTTTAGTTAAACTATATAACGGTGAAGTGAGGGCAGCTGTTGCAACAGACGAGAATGCTATATCATATCTCTCACTAGGATACCTAGATACCACGGTAAAAGGAATTACGATAGACGGTGTCGAGGCTAATATTGAGAACATCCTTTCCGAGGATTTTCCAATAATCAGAACTCTTTGGCTAATAACAAAAGGTACGCCTAGTTCATTGGAACAAGATTTTCTTGATTTTATCCTGAGTGATGAGGGACAGGAAGTTGTAGAAGAATTCGGATATATCAAGGTGAAATAAAATTTCTAACCTCTTTTTAAAGAAATAGGTGTTTGTTCAAGGTGAAGAAAAATTAAAGGCATAGAAGAAAAAATTATAGAAAAGATTCTACTTTTTACTGCAACTTCTTCAATCCTTGTAGTGTTGTTTATAATTGCATTCTTGTTAGTCGAGGGATGGTCTGCCATAAACTTAGATTTTCTATTCGGTTTAACGTGGCATCCATCCAATAACGAATTTGGAATTTTGCCCATAATTATCAGCACCATCATCGTTGGAGTTGGTGCAGTCTTGATTGCATTAGTAATAGGTGTCCCTTGTGCTATTTTCCTTGCAGAATTCGCTCCAAATTGGGTTAGGAATATAATCAAGCCAAGTGTTGAGATGCTCGTTGGAGTTCCTTCAATCGTGCTTGGATTTTTTGGATTGATGTTGATCGTTCCATTTATCAGGGATAATTTAGGAGGAAGAGGAGAATGCATTCTTGCTGGATGGATAATTCTCTCAATAATGACTTTGCCACATGTAATAACCATATCTGAAGACGCGATAAGAGCAGTTCCAAAATCTTATCGAGAAGCATCTCTTTCTCTTGGCGCAACAAAATGGCAGACAGTCAGGAACGTAACTTTGACAAGTGCTAAGTCAGGAATACTAGCTTCTCTTATTTTAGGCATGGGGAATGCTATAGGAGAGACTATGGCAGTCTTGATGGTAATAGGTAACCCAAACATACCCATAATTCCAACATCCATTTTAGATAGTGTCAGGGTATTAACATCAACTATAGTTATGGAGATAAGTTATGTAGAGTGGGGCTCCCAACATCAGTATGCATTATTTGCGATAGGAGTTGTTTTGTTTGTTTTAGTTGCCATCATCAACTTGATGGCAAGATCTGCAATACAAAGAGGGATGATGAAACGATGAACGAACAAACAAAAGAAGGGATAGTAAAAATCTTTCTATGGATTACTGGTATTATATCTGTGTTCGTCCTACTATCGATAATTTTCTATGTATTTGTAAATGGAGTAGGTGTGATAAGCCTTGAGTTCTTAACGGGTAAACCATATCGTTTTGAATATGGAGGAATATTACCCCAGATAGTTGGGTCTTTATTTCTCATTACAATCTGTTTGCTATTCGCCGCTCCTATCGGTATAGGTTCAGGGATATATCTTGCTGAATATGCATCTGACAACCTTTTTACTAAGATAATAAGGTTCTTTGTAGAAACGCTTGCAGGCATTCCCTCCATTATAATAGGAATGTTTGGGCTGGCTTTTTTGGTCCATTACCTTTTTGGATTTTCTGTACTTTCTGGTGGTCTTGCATTAGGATTTATGATCCTTCCATGGACGGTCAGAGTATCTGAAGAAGCTGTAAGGGCAGTTCCAAAATCTTATCGAGAAGCATCTCTTTCTCTTGGCGCAACAAAATGGCAGACGGTATGGAACGTCGTCTTGAAAAGTGCAACTCCTAGCATAATAACGGGGGTACTTTTAGGTATTGGAAAGGCGATAGGTGAGACCGCTGTAGTTTTACTAACGGCTGGCTCTGGACTTGAAGCGTTTTTACCAATCTCGATATTCGACGCCGTTGGCTCTTTACCAGTTTATATTTACATGTTGGCAACACAAGGCCATACTTCTGCCGCTTTTGATAGAGCATATGGTGCTTCACTTGTTCTGATCACTATGTTTTTAATAATAAATTTAGGAGCTCTTTTTTTAAGAAATTACCTTATTAGGAGGCAAAGATAAAATATGAGTGATTTCAGTAAAGGCTATAGAAGATTTTTATCAGATTTGTATGAGTCAGCTCAATTATCAAATAGTGTTAAAATAGTGAAAGATAAGAAAGAAACTAACGCTTATATGGTGAAAGATAAAATAAATATTAAAAAGCTAAATGTTTGGTTTTCTGAAAGACACATCCTTAAAGACTTAAGTTTTATTATAAAAAGTAACAGCGTCACAGCTATAATGGGTCCATCAGGATGTGGAAAGACAACTTTCATAAGGGCCTTAAATAGAATGAATGAAATTATCGAAGGATGCCGCACAACTGGAGAAGTGTTTCTTGATGGAATTGACATATATAGCGAAAAGATGAACGTTTTTGAGCTTAGAAAAAGGGTGGGCATGGTCTGCCAAAAACCTAACCCATTTCCTAAATCAGTCTTTGAGAATGTTTCATATGGATTGAGAATTCATAACATTACTAATGGAGAGAAGCTTGAGGAGGACGTAAAACAAGCTTTAATGGAAGCAGCACTTTGGGATGAAGTCAAGGACAGATTGAGCGAATCAGCTCTTAGGCTTTCAGGTGGACAGCAACAGAGATTGTGCATAGCTAGGGCATTAGCTGTGAAGCCAGAAGTCATACTTTTTGACGAACCTTGCTCCGCACTCGACCCCACTGCAACAACAAAAATTGAAGACTTGATACGAAGGCTGAAGGAGAATTACACAGTAGTAATAGTTACTCATAATTTACAACAAGCTGCAAGGGTTTCTGATATGGTAGCCTTCCTATATTTAGGAAAACTTATTGAGTACGGAAGGACAAAAGATGTATTCCTAAATCCAAAGAGTGAACTCACAGAAAGATATATCACAGGCAAGTTTGGCTAAGATTTTTTTCCTGAAAATAACAGTTCTGATTTTTAGGGTATTGTGAACACTTTTGTATATCCATAACATTTTAAAAGCTCCTAAAGTCTAGTCCCTCTCAAGCCGTAGTTCACTGACCCTGTAGTACTACGGTATCAATGGCCGCCGTGGTGCAGTGGTAGCACAGGGGCCTGTGGATCTATGTAGAAAGCCCTTAGCCCGGGTTCGATATAAATACGAAAATCCCGGCGGCGGCCTTGAATGTTAATAAAGGGATTTAACTCATAGAATTAAATAAAAAACAAATCAAAGCTGAAAGTTGAAGATCAATCGATACGAACTTAGTATGTATATAAAAAAATGGGTTATTGCGGAATTAATGATAACTTTCCTTTTAGAACTATTAAGTTCTTATGCAGTCACTCTTCTTAGATGATGATCCTTGAACTTGTTGACATGTGATACGGCTTTGCCAACTTGGACGAAATGCTTGCCACAATCGCATTCATACTCGAAGGAGGCATCGTGGGGATTATCTTCTTTTTTACTCATTATTCACCTACCTTGGCTTCCGATCCCAATCATCTAATATTTTAGCTTTTTGGAGATCAATTTTCAAATTTTTATAAATTGGGAATCAATCGAAGTAATACCGATGATATGTGATTTATTCTAGTATCTTTTCAAAGTATGAGATAAGCATAAATGACTTCAATATTAAGGCTCCTTATTTCAGAAGCAAATTAAAAATGATGCTAGAATGAATTTCTCACTCTTAACTTTATGTTCTTTGTCTTTCTAAAACACTTCCTTTATTATAAAGAGAAAGTAATTTTAATTTAATTTAAAGTATAGGTAATCGTATAACATAATGAAAGGGTGTAATAGTATCCAAATAACTGTTGATTCACGTGAACCTGGCTACATATTGGCACTACTTCTCCAGCGGGGCGTGGATGTAGAGAGAAGGATGATTACTCCAGGCGACTATGTTATATCATCTGAGTGTGCAATTGAAAGAAAGACCATTGGAGACTTCGTGAACTCCATATATACGGGTAGACTCTTCGAACAAGTAGATAGTTTAAAAGAAGCATACTTGAAGCCATTGGTCATACTAGAGGGAGATATCGGACTAGAGTTAGAAGAGATGAAGAATCCAGGGGCATTTTGGGGCGCTATTCTTAGAATCGAAGTAGACATGAGTGTACCTATAATAACCACGCCAACTTTCTTCCATACAGTTGACGTTTTATGCACCCTTGCGAAAAGGCTTCAAAAAAAGTTAGTGAAGAGTATACATATCCAGCACAAGCCGAGACTAATGACCGAGAAAGATTGGCAGATTTACGTTGTATCAAGCCTACCTAATGTAGGAAATGAGTTATCGAGACGCCTCCTAAAACGTTTCAAGACCATAAGAAATATCTTTCAAGCAAGTGTACGTGATCTGGAGAGGGTCAAAGGTATCGGGGGAGCCAAGGCTAAAAAGATAATCAAACTCCTTGACATTCAGTATAGTGTTGATGAATGATTGCCTTTTTTTATATAGTAACAGATTCTAAAGTGCTTAAAAACTGATTTTCTATCTTGTTATGATATTCAAAGTGGTCATTAGGATCTTTCAATAAGACATAGAGCCAGTAGATCCCGAATATGCCAAAAGTTATTATTGTAAGAATTAGATAGAGAACAAAGCTTCTGTTAGGCAAAGTTACCAATCTTCTGGGTATTGAAAACGTTATATCACATTTGTTCAATGCTTTGTTTATATCCTCCCAAAATCCATCTTCTCTTCTTTCATGTTTGTAGAAATCTCCCATCAGAAAGTAGCGGACATACCAGTCTGCAATGAATATGATTGCTGATAGAATAGCCCAAAGCGCAGCACTTTTCTCGGTTTCTTCAGCCCTAACTTCCCTCACTGTTCTTTCACAAGACGCTAACTCGAGATCTATGTTAACTCCTTTTTTTGCCGCTATTGCTTTAACTGCAGCAATGATATCATCGAAGAGAAAAATCTGTCTTTTAAAGTGAGTATTGCGTCTCTGAACAAGCTTGTAAATGAGTATTATAGAAACTATAAAAGCAATTATCATTATTATAGGTAATAAAATAGTGAACATCAGAAGCGATAATGAAGGACCTATAGGGGTTGGTCCTGGACCAATAATCACCTCTGTGAAAGCAAAGTAGAAGAATATGCTAAATAGAAATAGAATACCTGCGATGATGGGAGCGATATATACAAGTAGCCAAGCGTTCGACATCATTGTATCAGTCTCAACATGCATCCGAATGTCTTTTCTTATGTTTTCAATTTCAACAGTCAATTGTAGTAGAGTAGTATCAGATTCTATTAATAAGATTTTAGGTGTTTTTCTAAAAATGAAAATTTAAAATAATAAGATAGTCAAACAACTTGGGAAAAACCCTGCAGATTTTACAATGATAAATGTCATTCTACTTATACCATTTCTTCTACTAAGATTTCCTTTTATTCATCTTGGATTTTTGGGCCAAAAGGACAAGAAGCATCAGGTCCTAGCCAGTCTCCATGTGTGATGAATGCAGTGTATCTACAACCTCCGCATATATCGTTGTATGTACATGTTTTACAAGAACCTTTAAGCGCTTTTCGGTTTCTAATATAACTCAATAATTCATTATGAATCCAGATTTCTTCTAGGCTTTGTTCAAGAAGATTGCCCAGTTTTATTGGGGCAGGAACGCAGGGAATTAGGTCTCCCGAGGTGGTGAGACCTGCATAAGTTAAGCCAGCTGAGCATCCACCGAAACCCGTTGCAAGCTTCTTCACAATCTTGGAAACTTCTCCTCCAAATTTCTCTTGAAACATCTTTTCGTGACCTGACAGGGCTTCACTTACTGTGAAAACTTTACCTTTTGAACGTTCATATCCGAGTCGAGAATAATAAGTCATTCCTCGGGCATAACATTGCATGCCGAATCCCTCTATTACACTCTTGTAGAACTTATTGTACAATACTTCAAGAGCCTCTATCTTCTCTCTTGGAGTCACGTCAAGATAAAATGCTTCTATTCCACGACCAGCAGGTATAAGGCGGTTTAGATAAAATCTAGTCGCTCCAAGCCTCTCTGCTAGGTCCATGGTTTTTTCTAATTCATTAACGTTCTCTGAGTGCAGTGTCATAGTAACGGCCA
This genomic window from Candidatus Methylarchaceae archaeon HK02M2 contains:
- a CDS encoding helix-hairpin-helix domain-containing protein, with product MKGCNSIQITVDSREPGYILALLLQRGVDVERRMITPGDYVISSECAIERKTIGDFVNSIYTGRLFEQVDSLKEAYLKPLVILEGDIGLELEEMKNPGAFWGAILRIEVDMSVPIITTPTFFHTVDVLCTLAKRLQKKLVKSIHIQHKPRLMTEKDWQIYVVSSLPNVGNELSRRLLKRFKTIRNIFQASVRDLERVKGIGGAKAKKIIKLLDIQYSVDE
- a CDS encoding phosphate ABC transporter substrate-binding protein encodes the protein MQRNAIIAVLAIVVIGVVAYQLSQVPRGLICAGSTTVLPITQECARLFMEKNPDARISVSGGGSGTGIQQVGDGYIDIGAASRDLKISEITKWPDLQTVAIGKDTIVIIVHPNNSIDDLTLEQIAKIFAGEITDWSEVLGNNAPINLITREEGSGTRGIFEEIVMEPFEKEIAGEALVKLYNGEVRAAVATDENAISYLSLGYLDTTVKGITIDGVEANIENILSEDFPIIRTLWLITKGTPSSLEQDFLDFILSDEGQEVVEEFGYIKVK
- a CDS encoding DUF4234 domain-containing protein, whose translation is MTVEIENIRKDIRMHVETDTMMSNAWLLVYIAPIIAGILFLFSIFFYFAFTEVIIGPGPTPIGPSLSLLMFTILLPIIMIIAFIVSIILIYKLVQRRNTHFKRQIFLFDDIIAAVKAIAAKKGVNIDLELASCERTVREVRAEETEKSAALWAILSAIIFIADWYVRYFLMGDFYKHERREDGFWEDINKALNKCDITFSIPRRLVTLPNRSFVLYLILTIITFGIFGIYWLYVLLKDPNDHFEYHNKIENQFLSTLESVTI
- a CDS encoding nitroreductase family protein — translated: MKILPEIKRRKSALVFKEEDVEKEKIDAIIEAARWAPSCANNQSWNYVFVHKTDSTRKNLEDALSIGNGWAKKAPYLVAVGADPDKDCKNNDIPYYAYDAGLSVMNLTIEAEHQGLRVHQMAGWKEEKVKKALEYPGKYRVIVVFAIGYESDVKEIWDRLEEKIKDKLAKPRKRKPLSDNFFFVSFGKVGYNAGA
- the pstC gene encoding phosphate ABC transporter permease subunit PstC, which gives rise to MFIIAFLLVEGWSAINLDFLFGLTWHPSNNEFGILPIIISTIIVGVGAVLIALVIGVPCAIFLAEFAPNWVRNIIKPSVEMLVGVPSIVLGFFGLMLIVPFIRDNLGGRGECILAGWIILSIMTLPHVITISEDAIRAVPKSYREASLSLGATKWQTVRNVTLTSAKSGILASLILGMGNAIGETMAVLMVIGNPNIPIIPTSILDSVRVLTSTIVMEISYVEWGSQHQYALFAIGVVLFVLVAIINLMARSAIQRGMMKR
- the pstB gene encoding phosphate ABC transporter ATP-binding protein PstB; translated protein: MSDFSKGYRRFLSDLYESAQLSNSVKIVKDKKETNAYMVKDKINIKKLNVWFSERHILKDLSFIIKSNSVTAIMGPSGCGKTTFIRALNRMNEIIEGCRTTGEVFLDGIDIYSEKMNVFELRKRVGMVCQKPNPFPKSVFENVSYGLRIHNITNGEKLEEDVKQALMEAALWDEVKDRLSESALRLSGGQQQRLCIARALAVKPEVILFDEPCSALDPTATTKIEDLIRRLKENYTVVIVTHNLQQAARVSDMVAFLYLGKLIEYGRTKDVFLNPKSELTERYITGKFG
- a CDS encoding glycosyltransferase translates to MLKVPKESKEAVKVEKAIEEAQEETKVIAILPSKNEDKTIGQCIETVKKSKYHPTVIVADGHSTDKTRDIAEEAGVKVVISPRRIHPGKGLAMKTGLQAALKENPDIVLFMDADLENLTSEWVDKLVDGIIVDGFDMTRGSYYRAPRDAAVTKLVAKRLLWVFFPEISHFDQPLTGEVAAKTQVWQEMLNGKLPDGWGIDVTMLIETEMMGYRIKEVYLGYKQHRSYRRYSEDPGKLGRMAEQVAIAILKLAKKHGRIDNIDNIHC
- the pstA gene encoding phosphate ABC transporter permease PstA; amino-acid sequence: MNEQTKEGIVKIFLWITGIISVFVLLSIIFYVFVNGVGVISLEFLTGKPYRFEYGGILPQIVGSLFLITICLLFAAPIGIGSGIYLAEYASDNLFTKIIRFFVETLAGIPSIIIGMFGLAFLVHYLFGFSVLSGGLALGFMILPWTVRVSEEAVRAVPKSYREASLSLGATKWQTVWNVVLKSATPSIITGVLLGIGKAIGETAVVLLTAGSGLEAFLPISIFDAVGSLPVYIYMLATQGHTSAAFDRAYGASLVLITMFLIINLGALFLRNYLIRRQR